A genome region from Natronosalvus rutilus includes the following:
- a CDS encoding MFS transporter, producing MVDDDRVAIHEATTGFLEDRDDGEQALETVLEVDSRLETWTFKDVEVDSGTFGELVSRGIVEKADGEYHVADCEAVQAALTGEDVTAGGGPALPDLENWSPTLGVWGDIRALAGLVGALCFLFAMRLTQYGSVFQGEDVVSPGNDPYYYRYWMDELLSQSTNPGDFGLLAEMPQGAIRDRPLTHALNWWFAALLGGDQAAADTVAAWLPVVATLALGVVVYALAVVVTRDPRVGIASVVLLAVAPVHAVYTQVGFLEHRLHQYFWLGVTLLALAWLAMDLTRRREQAGTREAIRGHLRSPITWVWALMLGFTLGISAHLWGGSSLLFMPLAAYIGLKAALDARDGVSPTLANLPLLVGLGLGSTLSAWLYVAWDWQMGFVAFTPAMVLGGALCVFLLGELWRTLEFHVGGLVVLEAALTGLGIYLFRQFRPADWADAQTRADDLLLREGYTESVSLFTPEYMVLFGPLVQLGISFYLGVAVMGWAIWLLTRRYEPAWLLLTVYAAVLMVLAGIQIRFAAQFMIPIAVLGGLGFVYLLSAIDLSRRPVPFRSTEDRRVAADGGEKLSFPERQKVVYLLGIGVLVCGMGLLFVPGLSGQIAYSESEHAATQAIDDHATEWNRTYPENFVLSAWGENRMYNYFVSGESERYGYARSNFGEFRSSDDPDGYYGQFEGRVGYVILTDLERDVTTDTAQRQLLGGLGTGGEGEPLAHYQLLYADEDRSTVAFAVVPGATINATGESGETVAVSTEVNVFGESFTYETEGKVGNNGRLEVTVPYAGEYTLGERTVTVNEGDVINGREVVLEG from the coding sequence ATGGTTGACGACGACCGCGTCGCTATCCACGAGGCGACTACCGGATTCCTCGAGGATCGCGACGACGGTGAGCAGGCGCTCGAGACCGTTCTCGAGGTGGATTCGCGGCTCGAGACCTGGACGTTCAAGGACGTCGAGGTGGACTCTGGAACCTTCGGCGAATTGGTTTCGCGCGGGATTGTCGAAAAGGCCGATGGCGAGTACCATGTTGCCGACTGTGAAGCCGTCCAGGCGGCGCTCACTGGCGAGGACGTGACGGCTGGAGGTGGGCCTGCGTTACCTGATCTCGAGAACTGGTCGCCGACACTGGGCGTCTGGGGCGACATCCGAGCGCTCGCGGGACTCGTCGGTGCGCTGTGTTTCCTGTTCGCGATGCGGCTGACGCAGTACGGGTCAGTATTCCAGGGAGAGGATGTGGTGTCGCCAGGGAACGATCCGTACTACTATCGCTACTGGATGGACGAATTGCTGTCACAGTCGACGAACCCGGGTGATTTCGGGTTACTTGCCGAGATGCCCCAGGGAGCGATCAGAGACCGTCCACTCACTCACGCCCTCAACTGGTGGTTCGCGGCGTTGCTCGGTGGCGATCAGGCGGCCGCCGATACCGTGGCCGCCTGGCTCCCCGTCGTTGCGACGCTGGCGCTGGGCGTCGTCGTATACGCCCTGGCCGTCGTCGTCACGCGTGACCCCCGTGTGGGCATCGCGTCGGTGGTATTGCTGGCAGTCGCGCCCGTTCACGCGGTGTACACGCAGGTCGGATTTCTCGAGCACCGCCTCCATCAGTACTTCTGGCTCGGCGTGACGCTGCTGGCGCTAGCCTGGCTCGCGATGGATCTGACGCGCCGACGTGAGCAGGCAGGGACACGTGAGGCGATTCGCGGACATCTCCGTTCACCGATCACGTGGGTCTGGGCGCTCATGCTGGGGTTCACGCTGGGGATTTCGGCCCACCTCTGGGGTGGGTCATCGCTACTGTTCATGCCGCTGGCGGCGTACATCGGGCTAAAGGCAGCGCTTGATGCCCGTGACGGGGTCTCGCCGACGCTCGCCAACCTGCCGCTGCTTGTTGGACTGGGGTTAGGGAGCACGCTGTCGGCGTGGCTGTACGTCGCCTGGGACTGGCAGATGGGGTTTGTGGCGTTCACCCCGGCAATGGTGCTCGGTGGCGCCCTCTGTGTGTTCTTGCTTGGAGAACTATGGCGAACTCTCGAGTTCCACGTGGGCGGACTGGTCGTTCTCGAGGCCGCCCTCACTGGGCTCGGAATCTACCTGTTTCGGCAGTTTCGACCCGCCGACTGGGCGGACGCGCAGACACGAGCCGACGACCTGTTGCTCCGCGAGGGATATACGGAGTCGGTGTCGCTGTTCACACCGGAGTACATGGTGCTCTTTGGCCCGCTGGTCCAGCTCGGGATCAGTTTCTACCTCGGCGTGGCCGTCATGGGCTGGGCGATCTGGCTTCTCACGCGTCGGTACGAGCCGGCCTGGTTGTTACTCACGGTGTACGCCGCCGTGTTGATGGTGCTCGCCGGCATCCAGATTCGCTTTGCCGCCCAGTTCATGATCCCCATCGCCGTATTGGGCGGGCTGGGTTTCGTCTACTTGCTGTCGGCGATCGACCTTTCTCGACGGCCGGTCCCGTTCCGGTCGACCGAGGACCGACGTGTCGCTGCTGATGGCGGTGAGAAACTGTCGTTCCCCGAACGTCAGAAGGTGGTGTACCTCCTCGGAATCGGCGTGCTCGTCTGCGGAATGGGCCTGCTCTTCGTGCCCGGTCTGTCGGGCCAGATCGCTTACAGTGAATCCGAGCATGCGGCCACCCAGGCCATCGACGACCATGCGACCGAGTGGAACCGGACCTACCCCGAGAACTTCGTCCTGAGTGCGTGGGGCGAAAACCGCATGTACAACTACTTCGTCAGTGGTGAATCGGAGAGATACGGTTACGCACGGTCGAACTTCGGGGAGTTCCGGTCCAGCGACGACCCCGATGGCTACTATGGCCAGTTCGAGGGCCGAGTCGGGTACGTCATTCTAACCGACCTCGAACGTGATGTGACCACCGACACCGCCCAGCGCCAACTGCTCGGGGGACTCGGTACCGGTGGTGAAGGCGAACCGCTCGCACACTATCAGCTCTTGTACGCCGACGAAGATCGATCGACAGTCGCTTTCGCCGTTGTTCCAGGAGCGACGATTAATGCGACTGGGGAGTCTGGCGAGACGGTGGCCGTATCGACTGAGGTCAACGTTTTCGGCGAGTCGTTCACCTACGAAACCGAGGGGAAGGTTGGGAATAACGGTAGGCTCGAGGTGACCGTTCCCTACGCAGGGGAATACACGCTTGGAGAACGGACGGTAACCGTGAACGAGGGTGACGTGATTAATGGAAGAGAAGTCGTCCTCGAGGGGTGA
- a CDS encoding DUF5789 family protein encodes MADDKQGQDKQADDEERRQQEREVEEARTRADEAEPIRNDTVEQLDDLDEALETHDYPTTTDDLIEAYGDYEIETQDGWESLDEVLGPTDNQTYVSADDVRSRILGRIRR; translated from the coding sequence ATGGCAGATGACAAACAGGGCCAGGACAAACAAGCAGATGACGAAGAGCGACGCCAGCAAGAGCGAGAAGTTGAGGAAGCACGTACCCGGGCCGATGAGGCCGAACCGATACGCAACGACACTGTTGAGCAGCTTGATGACCTTGATGAAGCACTCGAAACCCATGACTATCCAACCACGACGGATGACTTGATCGAGGCCTATGGCGACTATGAAATCGAAACGCAGGATGGATGGGAATCCCTTGATGAAGTGCTTGGCCCAACCGACAACCAAACGTACGTTTCCGCCGATGACGTTCGAAGCCGGATACTGGGACGCATACGTCGCTGA